Proteins encoded together in one Lathyrus oleraceus cultivar Zhongwan6 chromosome 5, CAAS_Psat_ZW6_1.0, whole genome shotgun sequence window:
- the LOC127085487 gene encoding pentatricopeptide repeat-containing protein At4g18975, chloroplastic — MPITIESSIVSPVLLPRTCLTKLDTTRAFMLGNKFLTTAVTLSSKASCISCTLVRLKLSPNVGGSVEKDKKGKKIEHHFWKRRDSAQSGQKALTLVRTICELPNEKEAVYGALDKWTAWETEFPLVAVAKALKLLRKRGQWVRVIQLAKWMLSKGQGATMGTYDTLLLAFDMDQRVDEAESLWNMIVHAHMRSVSKKLFSRMISLYDHHDLPEKIVEVFADMEELRVKPDEDTVRKVTSALRKLGQEEKRKLVIKRHGLKWKYIHFNGERVRVRTSVWEED; from the exons ATGCCTATAACAATTGAGAGCTCAATTGTATCCCCAGTACTCCTACCAAGGACATGTTTG ACTAAGCTAGACACCACAAGAGCTTTTATGTTGGGGAATAAGTTCTTGACAACCGCAGTAACTCTCTCTTCCAAG GCAAGTTGTATCTCCTGCACACTTGTCCGATTGAAATTGAGTCCAAATGTTGGTGGTTCTGTTGAGAAGGATAA AAAAGGGAAGAAAATAGAACACCACTTTTGGAAAAGAAGAGATTCAGCCCAGTCAGGCCAAAAGGCACTCACTCTTGTCAGAACT ATCTGTGAACTCCCTAATGAGAAAGAGGCTGTTTACGGGGCATTAGACAAATGGACGGCTTGGGAAACAGAGTTCCCGTTGGTTGCAGTGGCTAAGGCTTTAAAACTCTTAAGGAAAAGGGGTCAGTGGGTTCGTGTAATTCAA TTAGCCAAGTGGATGTTGAGCAAAGGACAAGGAGCAACAATGGGAACATACGACACCCTTCTTCTGGCATTTGATATGGATCAGAGAGTAGATGAGGCAGAATCTCTGTGGAATATGATTGTACACGCCCACATGCGCTCTGTCTCAAAGAAACTGTTTTCTAGGATGATTTCATTGTATGATCATCATGATCTGCCAGAAAAGATTGTAGAG GTATTTGCTGACATGGAGGAGTTGCGGGTGAAACCCGACGAAGATACAGTCAGGAAAGTGACAAGTGCCTTAAGAAAGCTAGGCCAAGAAGAGAAAAGGAAATTGGTAATAAAACGACATGGGCTTAAATGGAAGTATATTCACTTTAACGGTGAACGGGTCAGAGTTAGAACAAGTGTATGGGAAGAAGACTAA